In Dermacentor variabilis isolate Ectoservices chromosome 7, ASM5094787v1, whole genome shotgun sequence, a genomic segment contains:
- the LOC142588515 gene encoding bone morphogenetic protein 2-like → MEGTARSTATMDRTKWLLLLWPPLLLPHGVQAGGDPSLELAKARLLQALGLESAPHRGGSRLPVVPDHMARLFSKWQDNEGAFLTTGGAADTVRSHAPWGPDREAQTGGARFRFNVSGEPDESLLGAELRLFRLPADSECPGGPAPVELVRVYEVLRPATRKLGEAHLRLLDTRAASSRNKSWLALDVLPAVRRWLAGEPNHGLYVQVVDARTGASNASRVLLRRERHSERYWAPRRPVLVTYSADGAAPSKRVRRGAGRRRKQPPGKQGRDSCRRHSLRIEFSHVGWNDWIVAPPSYEAYYCHGTCPFPMPDHLNSTNHAIVQSLVNSMRASKVPGACCVPTDLSPVSLLYVDAFERVVLKNYQDMVVEGCGCR, encoded by the coding sequence GTACGGCAAGAAGCACAGCGACCATGGACCGCACTAAGTGGCTGCTGCTACTGTGGCCGCCTCTCCTATTGCCACACGGAGTGCAGGCGGGTGGCGATCCATCGCTGGAGCTGGCCAAGGCGCGCCTGCTCCAGGCCCTGGGCCTGGAGTCGGCCCCGCACAGAGGCGGCTCTCGGCTACCCGTGGTGCCGGACCACATGGCCAGGCTGTTCTCCAAGTGGCAAGACAACGAGGGGGCCTTCCTGACCACCGGCGGAGCCGCCGACACCGTCCGCAGTCACGCGCCCTGGGGCCCGGACCGCGAGGCGCAGACCGGCGGAGCCCGCTTCCGCTTCAACGTGAGCGGGGAGCCGGACGAGAGCCTGCTGGGCGCCGAGCTGCGGCTGTTCCGGCTTCCGGCCGACTCCGAGTGCCCCGGTGGGCCGGCGCCCGTCGAGCTGGTGCGAGTGTACGAGGTGCTACGGCCGGCCACGCGCAAGCTGGGCGAGGCGCACCTCAGGCTCCTGGACACGCGTGCCGCGTCGTCGCGGAACAAGAGCTGGCTGGCCCTGGACGTCCTGCCGGCGGTGCGGCGCTGGCTAGCCGGGGAGCCAAACCACGGCCTGTACGTCCAGGTCGTCGACGCCAGGACGGGTGCCTCCAACGCCAGCCGGGTGCTCCTGCGGCGCGAACGCCACAGCGAGCGCTACTGGGCCCCGAGGCGGCCCGTGCTCGTGACGTACTCGGCCGACGGCGCAGCGCCCTCCAAGCGGGTGCGCCGCGGCGCCGGGCGGCGCCGCAAGCAGCCGCCGGGCAAGCAGGGGCGCGACTCGTGCCGCCGCCACTCGCTGCGCATCGAGTTCAGTCACGTGGGCTGGAACGACTGGATTGTGGCGCCGCCCAGCTACGAGGCGTACTACTGCCACGGCACGTGCCCGTTCCCGATGCCCGACCACCTGAACAGCACCAACCACGCGATCGTGCAGTCGCTGGTCAACTCGATGCGCGCCAGCAAGGTGCCCGGCGCATGCTGTGTGCCCACTGACCTGTCGCCCGTGTCGCTGCTGTACGTGGACGCGTTTGAGCGCGTCGTGCTCAAAAACTACCAGGACATGGTCGTCGAGGGATGCGGGTGCAGGTGA